A segment of the Marinomonas posidonica IVIA-Po-181 genome:
GGCTCGAACATTTTCAACCTAGCAACCGTATTGCCATTACCCGCCCTCATTGCACCAGGCATCATTGATCACAACGTCCTTACTCGTGATTACCCTTGGACTCTTGGTCTAACTTTAGCACTGGTAATCGCTATTATTCTCTTCAAAAAAGCCAAAAATACCAGCATTCCAAGATGGGTAGGTCTACCCCTACTGGCCTCTTACGCCTTATACTTATTCATACTTAGTATTAGTGGACCAATTTAATGTCTTCGCAACATCCTAACAAATCCTTTCGCGTCGCGATTTTGATGGCAGCCTTCGCCATCATCGCAGTTGCTTTGTTTTGGTATCAAACGACCCCCAAGGTAAACCTAGTGGCGACAGAGTCTCTTAGCAGCACACCTGACTATTTCATTACCGACGTTAAAGCCCAACGATTTGATGCTCAGGGGAAATTAATCGAAGCCATCCATGCCAAACAAACACTTCATTATATTCAAGCCGCCAAAACGCTTTTAGAACAGCCCAATGTCGATCGCTACTCGACCGATAGCAGTTGGCACGCAGAAGCCCAGCAAGGCATTATAGAAGATGGCAGCAATGACATTTTACTGACCAATAACGCGGAAGCCGTCAAAAAGTACCAACAATCTGAAGACATTTTATTGAACGCCGATGCAATTCATTATTTAGATCAAGACAAATCATTAACTAGCCAAGGAAATGCGACCCTTACATCGACTCAAGGTAAGACTTCCGCGGGCACCATTACGACCTATATCAATTCAGAAGAAGTCATTATGACGGGATCTGTACGAGGAAATTATGAAACGATTCACTAAAACCACAGGTTTAATCACCCTACTCGCAATAAGCCAATACACCTTTGCTCTCCCTAATGACATTGAAAAGCCATTAGAAATTCAAGCGGATGAAGCATCTTTTGATCAAAATACAGGCCAAGCTATCTACAAGGGCAACGTGTTCGTTAAGCAAGGATCCATTGAAATCCAAGCCCAATACTTAAAAGTCACTAGCAATCCAGAAACACAACAATTCAGCAGCCTTGAGGCCTCAGGCAAGCCGGCAAAATTCAGTCAGCAAGTGGATTGGAGTGGTAACATTGTCATCAGCAAAGGCAATGAAATTCATTATGCGACGGACGAGAACAAGCTTGAGATCATAGGGGATGGCTATTTAAGCCGCATGCAAAACTCGATCTCAGCTGATTACATTCTCTACATGATCCAAGACGGCACCTTCACTGCCGAGAAAAAAGACAAAGGTCGAGTTTCCATGACCTTAAAACCACAAGCAGCCAAGGCAAAATAATTCATGGCAAGACTAGAAGCAAAAAACCTAGCCAAAAGTTACAAAAAAAGACCCGTGGTAAAAGATGTCTCCATTGCCGTTGAATCAGGGCAAGCGGTTGGACTATTAGGACCAAATGGAGCAGGTAAAACCACCTGTTTTTATATGATTGTCGGCATGGTCGCGAACGATGCCGGTGGGATTTTCATTGACGATCAAGACATCACTCAAGACGCCATGCATGTTCGCGCTCAAAAAGGGGTTGGTTACTTACCGCAAGAAGCGTCAATCTTTAGAAAAATGTCAGTCGAAGACAATATTTCAGCCATCTTAGAAACTCGTAAAGGCCTAACCAAAGCCCAACAAAAAGAAAGACTGGAATCTCTGCTGGAAGAATTTCACATTACCCACATTCGCAAAAACCTGGGAATGGCACTATCGGGTGGCGAACGTCGACGAGTTGAAATCGCCAGAGCCCTTGCTATGAATCCTAAGTTCATCTTATTAGATGAACCTTTTGCTGGTGTCGATCCTATTTCTGTGGGTGATATCAAACTCATTATTAAACATTTACAGGACAGCGGCA
Coding sequences within it:
- the lptC gene encoding LPS export ABC transporter periplasmic protein LptC, whose translation is MSSQHPNKSFRVAILMAAFAIIAVALFWYQTTPKVNLVATESLSSTPDYFITDVKAQRFDAQGKLIEAIHAKQTLHYIQAAKTLLEQPNVDRYSTDSSWHAEAQQGIIEDGSNDILLTNNAEAVKKYQQSEDILLNADAIHYLDQDKSLTSQGNATLTSTQGKTSAGTITTYINSEEVIMTGSVRGNYETIH
- the lptA gene encoding lipopolysaccharide transport periplasmic protein LptA, producing MKRFTKTTGLITLLAISQYTFALPNDIEKPLEIQADEASFDQNTGQAIYKGNVFVKQGSIEIQAQYLKVTSNPETQQFSSLEASGKPAKFSQQVDWSGNIVISKGNEIHYATDENKLEIIGDGYLSRMQNSISADYILYMIQDGTFTAEKKDKGRVSMTLKPQAAKAK
- the lptB gene encoding LPS export ABC transporter ATP-binding protein, which translates into the protein MARLEAKNLAKSYKKRPVVKDVSIAVESGQAVGLLGPNGAGKTTCFYMIVGMVANDAGGIFIDDQDITQDAMHVRAQKGVGYLPQEASIFRKMSVEDNISAILETRKGLTKAQQKERLESLLEEFHITHIRKNLGMALSGGERRRVEIARALAMNPKFILLDEPFAGVDPISVGDIKLIIKHLQDSGIGVLITDHNVRETLDICDKAYIVGNGYIIASGEASDIINNEQVKKVYLGDDFRL